In Dermacentor silvarum isolate Dsil-2018 chromosome 10, BIME_Dsil_1.4, whole genome shotgun sequence, the genomic stretch AGTGCTCCATTTGGCTGGCGCTTTAAATTAATTCCATTGGAAGTTGGTATAATTTATGACTTCGTGTGAATCCGAGAAATGTATGCCTCATATACTGCGATTGTGGACACTAACTACtaataaagcaagaaaaaagaaatgcgagACAAGTTCTTGCAGTATTCCTTTAAGTCTCATCGAGCACTCGATCAATTCTTTTGACTGCGATAATAACAGCTGAACGTAACGAAACCTTTAAAGAATACACTACCTAGTGGATAATTTGGATGCATATCCTTTATTGTTGGCATAGGTTGCACGATTGTCAAAAATTCTTCCTGCTGCAGTGCACAGCTGAAGCCTCAGTGACCATTCAGCTGCTATGTCCACGCTGGATGACGACACTGCGCTGGGACATATATCGGAGCACCTCAACAACGCCGTGAGAGCCGACGAAGGGGTGTCTCTCTCCAGGCTGCAAGGAATCCTTTCGCAACTCCCACCATCACTCCGGGGCCGGTTCGGTCCCACAATTGAAACCATACGGTTGGTCGCAGGACGATTTCCCGGAACGATTGTTGTCGGTTCGGACAGCAGAGTTTACATGTCCGCACAACCTCGCGCATCAAGCAAAAACAATGAAACAAAGAGCGCCAACTCGACTGATGCACCAATTGAGCTGCGCAATGTCACTGGGAAAATAACAAAAGTGTTACCGTATTACGGTTTTGTGGATTTGTCACACCCGCTCCGAGATAGTGTTTTTTTCGAGAAGCGGCTCTTCCAGGAAAACAGGCACTTTGACCTGAGAAAGTCTGGGCTCAAGCTAGGAGACATAGTTATATTAG encodes the following:
- the LOC125940533 gene encoding uncharacterized protein LOC125940533, which gives rise to MSTLDDDTALGHISEHLNNAVRADEGVSLSRLQGILSQLPPSLRGRFGPTIETIRLVAGRFPGTIVVGSDSRVYMSAQPRASSKNNETKSANSTDAPIELRNVTGKITKVLPYYGFVDLSHPLRDSVFFEKRLFQENRHFDLRKSGLKLGDIVILDAVRSPPGHRARYQATRIELRRNIAHTSNPTTKQAAFQPNNHGMTNGLAGTIQAVNPCHAFILFGQGNKDCAYVSIDNVDKSLLQAEKSLNDIFSVGDKVHFDAQPHPKPTSCAKWWATNVKKVQCAELAQANDCGDEALL